From one Streptomyces sp. CA-210063 genomic stretch:
- a CDS encoding excisionase family DNA-binding protein has translation MAEPQVTTLRTDPCDPSLALLTVEEAARRLRIGRTTCFRLVLAGEIESVMVGRLRRVPSDAVPAYVAKLRHRPAQAA, from the coding sequence ATGGCTGAGCCCCAAGTCACCACCCTCAGGACTGACCCCTGCGACCCGTCCTTGGCTCTCCTCACAGTGGAGGAGGCGGCCCGACGTCTCCGTATCGGCCGTACGACGTGCTTCCGGCTCGTCCTGGCCGGAGAGATCGAGTCGGTCATGGTGGGACGGTTGCGCCGAGTCCCGTCCGATGCCGTGCCCGCCTACGTGGCCAAGCTGCGCCACCGACCCGCTCAAGCGGCCTGA
- a CDS encoding tyrosine-type recombinase/integrase, producing MAEKNRTRQPNGASSIYLGKDGKWHGRVTVGVRDDGKPDRRHIERKTKAEVTKAVREMERARDDKKLRKPGQSWTLQAWLEHWVENIAKPYVSENTYDGYEVDVRVHLVPGLGAHKLAKLEPEHLERFYRKMQASGSSAGTAHHAHRTIRVALGEAVRRGHVATNAAEIAKAPRLEEEDIEPYTIEEVQRLLVEAAKLRNSARWVVALALGLRQGEALGLHWEDVDLEAGYARIRKNRLRPKYAHGCGANPCGRKAGYCPKREQTRREHKSTKSRAGRRTIGLPDPLIKILRQHQEAQEREQIAAGGDWEGKGYVFASPVGGPLSPNTDFHVWKRLLRDAGVRDGRLHDARHTAATVLLILGVPDVVIDSIMGWEPGGAARMRARYMHVTGTMLRQVAQQVGDALWELPKTN from the coding sequence ATGGCAGAGAAGAACCGCACCCGTCAGCCCAACGGTGCCTCGTCGATCTACCTCGGCAAGGACGGCAAGTGGCACGGACGAGTGACCGTTGGCGTCCGAGATGACGGCAAGCCCGACCGCCGCCACATCGAGCGCAAGACCAAGGCCGAAGTGACCAAGGCCGTCCGCGAGATGGAGCGGGCGCGAGATGACAAGAAGCTCAGGAAGCCGGGACAGAGCTGGACGCTCCAAGCCTGGCTTGAGCACTGGGTCGAGAACATCGCCAAGCCGTACGTCTCCGAGAACACGTACGACGGGTACGAGGTCGACGTACGCGTTCACCTCGTGCCCGGCCTGGGCGCTCACAAGCTCGCCAAGTTGGAGCCCGAGCACCTGGAGCGCTTCTACCGGAAGATGCAAGCGTCCGGGAGCTCCGCCGGCACCGCCCACCACGCCCACCGGACGATCCGGGTCGCCCTCGGCGAGGCAGTCCGACGCGGGCACGTCGCCACGAACGCGGCGGAGATCGCCAAGGCTCCCCGTCTCGAAGAAGAAGACATCGAGCCTTACACGATCGAGGAGGTGCAAAGACTCCTCGTCGAGGCGGCCAAGCTTCGCAACAGCGCGCGTTGGGTCGTCGCCCTGGCCCTCGGCCTCCGCCAAGGGGAAGCGCTCGGCCTCCACTGGGAAGACGTCGACCTGGAGGCGGGATACGCACGCATCCGTAAGAACCGGCTCCGCCCGAAGTACGCGCACGGCTGCGGTGCCAACCCGTGCGGCCGGAAGGCGGGCTACTGCCCCAAGCGCGAGCAGACCCGGCGCGAGCACAAGTCCACCAAGTCACGTGCGGGACGGCGAACCATCGGCCTGCCCGATCCGCTGATCAAGATTCTCCGCCAGCACCAGGAAGCCCAGGAGCGGGAGCAGATCGCGGCCGGTGGTGACTGGGAGGGCAAGGGCTACGTCTTCGCCTCGCCGGTCGGCGGACCATTGAGCCCGAACACCGACTTCCACGTCTGGAAGCGGCTGCTTCGGGACGCGGGCGTACGGGACGGCCGTCTCCATGACGCTCGCCACACCGCCGCGACCGTCCTTCTGATCCTCGGTGTCCCGGACGTTGTGATCGACTCGATCATGGGTTGGGAGCCTGGGGGAGCGGCCCGGATGCGCGCTCGGTACATGCACGTGACGGGGACCATGCTCCGTCAGGTCGCGCAGCAAGTCGGCGACGCTCTGTGGGAGCTCCCGAAAACGAACTGA
- a CDS encoding DNA polymerase III subunit gamma and tau, with protein sequence MSSLALYRRYRPESFAEVIGQEHVTDPLQQALRNNRVNHAYLFSGPRGCGKTTSARILARCLNCEQGPTPTPCGECQSCQDLARNGPGSIDVIEIDAASHGGVDDARELREKAFFGPAGSRYKIYIIDEAHMVTSAGFNALLKVVEEPPEHLKFIFATTEPEKVIGTIRSRTHHYPFRLVPPGTLREYLGEVCGKEKIPVEEGVLPLVVRAGAGSVRDSMSVMDQLLAGATDEGVTYAMATSLLGYTDGSLLDSVVEAFASGDGAAAFEVVDRVIEGGNDPRRFVADLLERLRDLVILAAVPDAIDKGLIDAPAEVLERMRAQAGVFGAAELSRAADLVNEGLTEMRGANSPRLQLELICARVLLPATYGDERSVMARLDRLERGVNFSGAGTGPAMGYVPGPDVHGGAGAPMGGMAPQASPTPQAHQVPAGSGAAAARAAVRGAGAPGAPGASDVTGVTGAGGAAPGPGGGPGAGSDAYGAGGAGGGQAGPGGGAPAGVTPATPQETAPIAPAAATGAPAAPANAHPNAPASPPGAPTSAGSSPGSWPTPAAAGSGRRPGGWPTAAPAGGGSAPGPTAPPQSAAPAASGPPAAYAQSGSPSAPQAPAAYNPAPGGPDPRMLWPNILETVKNRRRFTWILLSQNAHVAGFDGTTLQIGFVNAGARDNFASSGSEDVLRAALAEQFNVHWKIEAVIDTSGGSAPPPGAPGGYGSPAPAAGGYGGGGYGSGGGAASGGYGGGGAGGGYGGSPAPASRPAAPQAPAPRPASPGPAASHQPTPAAPPAAAPPPAPEPPPVSPEDDTPEDDDPDLDESALSGHELIVRELGATVVEEIANE encoded by the coding sequence GTGTCGTCTCTCGCGCTGTACCGCCGCTATCGCCCGGAGTCGTTCGCCGAGGTCATCGGGCAGGAGCATGTCACCGACCCGCTGCAGCAGGCGCTGCGGAACAACCGGGTCAATCACGCGTACCTGTTCAGCGGTCCGCGTGGGTGTGGCAAGACGACGAGCGCGCGGATCCTGGCGCGGTGTCTGAACTGCGAGCAGGGGCCCACGCCGACGCCCTGCGGGGAGTGCCAGTCCTGCCAGGACCTGGCGCGGAACGGGCCGGGTTCGATCGACGTCATCGAGATCGACGCGGCTTCGCACGGTGGTGTGGACGATGCCCGTGAGCTGCGGGAAAAGGCCTTCTTCGGGCCCGCGGGCAGCCGGTACAAGATCTACATCATCGACGAGGCCCACATGGTCACGTCGGCCGGTTTCAACGCGCTGCTGAAGGTCGTGGAGGAGCCGCCGGAGCACCTCAAGTTCATCTTCGCGACCACCGAGCCCGAGAAGGTCATCGGGACGATCCGGTCGCGTACGCACCACTATCCGTTCCGGCTCGTCCCGCCCGGCACGCTGCGGGAGTACCTCGGCGAGGTCTGCGGCAAGGAGAAGATCCCGGTCGAGGAGGGTGTCCTGCCGCTGGTCGTGCGCGCCGGGGCCGGCTCCGTGCGTGACTCGATGTCCGTCATGGACCAGCTGCTGGCGGGGGCGACGGACGAGGGCGTGACGTATGCCATGGCCACGTCGCTGCTCGGCTATACGGACGGGTCGTTGCTCGACTCGGTCGTCGAGGCCTTCGCCTCCGGGGACGGGGCCGCGGCCTTCGAGGTCGTCGACCGGGTCATCGAGGGCGGCAACGACCCGCGGCGGTTCGTCGCCGACCTGCTGGAGCGGCTGCGGGACCTGGTGATCCTGGCCGCCGTGCCCGACGCCATCGACAAGGGCCTCATCGACGCGCCCGCCGAGGTCCTGGAGCGGATGCGGGCCCAGGCCGGCGTCTTCGGCGCCGCCGAGCTCAGCCGCGCCGCCGACCTCGTCAACGAGGGCCTCACCGAGATGCGCGGCGCCAACTCACCCCGCCTCCAGCTCGAACTGATCTGCGCCCGCGTACTCCTCCCCGCCACCTACGGCGACGAACGGTCCGTCATGGCCCGCCTGGACCGCCTGGAGCGCGGGGTGAACTTCTCCGGCGCGGGCACAGGGCCCGCGATGGGGTACGTGCCCGGGCCCGACGTCCACGGGGGAGCGGGCGCCCCCATGGGCGGCATGGCTCCGCAGGCCTCGCCGACTCCGCAGGCCCACCAGGTTCCGGCGGGGAGCGGGGCCGCGGCGGCCCGGGCTGCGGTCCGGGGGGCTGGGGCGCCGGGTGCGCCTGGCGCGTCGGATGTGACAGGTGTGACGGGTGCTGGTGGTGCCGCGCCGGGTCCCGGTGGGGGCCCGGGTGCTGGTTCGGATGCGTACGGTGCCGGGGGCGCCGGCGGCGGCCAGGCTGGTCCGGGTGGGGGTGCCCCTGCCGGGGTGACTCCGGCCACCCCTCAGGAGACCGCGCCGATCGCGCCGGCCGCTGCGACGGGGGCTCCGGCCGCGCCCGCGAACGCCCACCCCAACGCGCCCGCCTCCCCACCAGGCGCCCCCACCTCTGCCGGCTCCTCCCCCGGCTCCTGGCCCACCCCGGCCGCCGCGGGCAGTGGGCGCCGGCCCGGCGGGTGGCCGACGGCCGCGCCCGCCGGTGGTGGATCCGCCCCCGGCCCGACCGCTCCGCCCCAGTCCGCCGCGCCTGCCGCGTCGGGCCCGCCCGCCGCGTATGCCCAGTCCGGCTCCCCGTCGGCCCCCCAGGCACCGGCCGCCTACAACCCCGCCCCCGGCGGCCCCGACCCCCGCATGCTCTGGCCGAACATCCTGGAGACGGTGAAGAACCGCCGCCGCTTCACCTGGATCCTGCTCAGCCAGAACGCGCATGTGGCCGGGTTCGACGGCACGACCCTGCAGATCGGCTTCGTCAACGCGGGAGCGCGCGACAACTTCGCGAGCAGTGGCAGCGAGGACGTACTGCGGGCGGCGCTGGCCGAGCAGTTCAACGTGCACTGGAAGATCGAGGCGGTCATCGACACCTCGGGCGGCTCGGCCCCTCCGCCGGGCGCCCCCGGCGGTTACGGGTCTCCCGCGCCGGCCGCCGGTGGCTACGGCGGTGGCGGATACGGAAGCGGCGGTGGCGCTGCGAGTGGCGGCTACGGCGGCGGTGGCGCTGGTGGCGGCTACGGCGGCTCCCCGGCCCCGGCGTCCCGTCCCGCCGCGCCCCAGGCCCCGGCTCCCCGCCCGGCATCCCCGGGCCCGGCCGCGTCCCACCAGCCGACCCCGGCCGCTCCACCCGCAGCCGCACCGCCCCCGGCCCCCGAACCCCCGCCCGTCTCCCCCGAGGACGACACACCCGAGGACGACGACCCCGACCTCGACGAGTCCGCCCTCTCCGGCCACGAACTGATCGTGCGGGAACTGGGGGCGACGGTGGTGGAGGAGATCGCGAACGAGTAG
- the purD gene encoding phosphoribosylamine--glycine ligase, translating to MKVLVIGTGAREHALCRSLSLDPDVTALHCAPGNAGIAEVAELHSVDALDGAAVAALATRLEVGLVVVGPEAPLVAGVADAVREAGIPVFGPSGEAAQLEGSKAFAKEVMAGAGVPTARSYVCTTHDEVDEALDAFGAPYVVKDDGLAAGKGVVVTSDLAQAREHALACGRVVIEEFLDGPEVSLFAITDGVTVLPLQPAQDFKRALDGDEGPNTGGMGAYSPLPWADPKLVDEVLQTVLQPTVDEMRRRGTPFSGLLYAGLAITGRGVRVIEFNARFGDPETQVVLARLKTPLAGVLLAAANGTLADLEPLRWSDDAAVTVVVASHNYPGTPRTGDPITGLDEVAAVDAPHAYVLHAGTKRVGDDVVSAGGRVLSVTATGKDLTQARDRAYTAVARINLDGSQHRSDIAAKAAIEA from the coding sequence GTGAAGGTCCTCGTCATTGGTACCGGTGCTCGTGAGCACGCGCTGTGCCGTTCGCTGTCCCTCGACCCCGATGTCACCGCACTCCACTGCGCGCCCGGCAACGCGGGCATCGCGGAGGTGGCCGAGCTGCACTCGGTCGACGCGCTGGACGGCGCCGCCGTGGCCGCGCTGGCCACCCGGCTGGAGGTCGGCCTGGTGGTCGTGGGGCCGGAGGCCCCGCTGGTGGCCGGTGTCGCCGACGCCGTGCGCGAGGCGGGCATCCCGGTGTTCGGCCCCTCAGGGGAGGCCGCGCAGCTGGAGGGCTCCAAGGCTTTCGCCAAGGAGGTCATGGCCGGCGCCGGCGTACCCACAGCGCGGTCGTACGTCTGCACCACCCACGACGAGGTCGACGAGGCCCTGGACGCGTTCGGTGCGCCGTACGTCGTGAAGGACGACGGGCTCGCGGCCGGCAAGGGCGTCGTCGTGACGTCGGACCTCGCCCAGGCCCGTGAGCACGCGCTCGCCTGCGGCCGGGTCGTCATCGAGGAGTTCCTGGACGGCCCCGAGGTCTCCCTCTTCGCGATCACCGACGGCGTGACCGTCCTCCCGCTCCAGCCCGCGCAGGACTTCAAGCGCGCGCTGGACGGCGACGAGGGCCCCAACACCGGCGGCATGGGCGCGTACTCGCCGCTCCCGTGGGCCGACCCGAAGCTGGTCGACGAGGTCCTGCAGACCGTGCTGCAGCCGACCGTCGACGAGATGCGGCGCCGGGGCACCCCGTTCTCCGGTCTGCTCTACGCGGGTCTGGCGATCACCGGCCGAGGCGTACGGGTGATCGAGTTCAACGCGCGGTTCGGCGACCCGGAGACCCAGGTCGTCCTGGCCCGCCTGAAGACCCCGCTGGCCGGCGTCCTGCTCGCCGCCGCGAACGGCACCCTCGCCGACCTCGAACCCCTCCGTTGGAGCGATGACGCGGCCGTCACCGTGGTCGTGGCCTCGCACAACTACCCCGGCACCCCGCGCACCGGCGACCCCATCACCGGCCTCGACGAGGTCGCCGCCGTGGACGCCCCGCACGCGTACGTCCTGCACGCCGGCACCAAGCGCGTCGGCGACGACGTCGTCAGCGCCGGTGGCCGCGTCCTCTCCGTCACCGCCACCGGCAAGGACCTCACCCAGGCCCGCGACCGCGCGTACACCGCCGTCGCCCGCATCAACCTCGACGGCTCCCAGCACCGCTCGGACATCGCGGCGAAGGCGGCAATCGAGGCGTGA